In Pogoniulus pusillus isolate bPogPus1 chromosome 41, bPogPus1.pri, whole genome shotgun sequence, a genomic segment contains:
- the ACER1 gene encoding alkaline ceramidase 1, whose translation MPSIFSYLSAEVDWCEGNFERSPVIAEYYNTISNVSFFLLSPALLYLNRQYRQQRALPMYFVAALLICVGIFSMYFHMTLSYVGQLLDELSILWSLAVAYSFWYPKVYFPRFIKSRKHFFWLSGVTTVISTLMSFIKPALNAYALNCIAFHLLYLTWRELKKCKDRRVHRMAAVMVMWWVLAISSWISDRWLCGLWQAINFPYFHSFWHVLIALSLLYLCPLVIYFDVNYEMPWFRPKLGYWPSDSWPIVVPYIALEEPHKQC comes from the exons ATGCCCAGCATCTTCTCCTACCTGAGCGCCGAGGTGGACTGGTGCGAAGGCAACTTCGAGCGCTCGCCTGTGATCGCAGAGTACTACAACACT ATCAGCAATGtcagcttctttctgctgtcccctgccctgctctaccTGAACCGGCAGTACCGGCAGCAGAGAGCCTTGCCCATGTATTTCGTCGCTGCCCTGCTCATCTGCGTAG GAATCTTCTCCATGTACTTCCACATGACCCTGAGCTACGTGGGTCAGCTCCTGGATGAGCTCTCCATCCTCTGGTCCCTGGCTGTGGCCTATTCCTTTTGGTACCCAAAGGTTTACTTCCCCAGGTTCATCAAGAGCAG gaagcatttcttctGGCTGAGTGGAGTCACCACAGTCATCAGTACCTTGATGTCCTTCATCAAGCCAGCTCTCAATGCCTATGCACTCAACTGCATTGCCTTCCACCTGCTCTACCTGACCTGGCGTGAGCTGAAAAA GTGCAAGGACAGGAGGGTTCACAGGATGGCTGCAGTCATGGTGATGTGGTGGGTCCTGGCCATCAGCAGCTGGATCAGCGACCGCTGGCTCTGCGGGCTCTGGCAGGCTATCAACTTCCCCTACTTCCACAGCTTCTG GCACGTTCTGATAGCCCTGTCCCTCCTCTACCTCTGCCCGCTGGTCATCTACTTCGATGTCAACTACGAGATGCCATGGTTCAGGCCAAAGCTTGGCTACTGGCCCAGCGACTCCTGGCCCATTGTGGTGCCCTACATTGCCCTGGAGGAGCCCCACAAGCAGTGCTAG